One segment of Stenotrophomonas sp. SAU14A_NAIMI4_8 DNA contains the following:
- a CDS encoding AMP nucleosidase gives MKSKQEIVDNWLPRYTGVPLDQFGEHILLTNFGGYLHTFSELTGAPIVGLDRPMASATIDGITLINFGMGSPNAAIIMDLLSAVMPKAVLFLGKCGGLKRKNALGDLVLPIAAIRGEGTSGDYLPPEVPALPAFALQRAVSTMIRDLGHDYWTGTVYTTNRRVWEHDEAFKERLRAMRCMAIDMETATVFAAGFANHIPSGALLLVSDQPMIPDGVKTEASDAKVSSQFVENHIQIGIEALKLIRRNGKSVRHLRFDE, from the coding sequence ATGAAGAGCAAACAGGAAATCGTCGACAACTGGCTGCCACGCTATACCGGCGTGCCGCTGGACCAGTTTGGCGAGCACATCCTGCTGACCAACTTCGGCGGCTACCTGCACACCTTTTCCGAACTGACCGGGGCGCCCATCGTCGGCCTGGACCGGCCCATGGCCAGTGCCACCATCGATGGCATCACCCTGATCAACTTCGGCATGGGCAGCCCCAACGCGGCCATCATCATGGACCTGCTGTCGGCGGTGATGCCCAAGGCGGTGCTGTTCCTGGGCAAGTGTGGCGGCCTGAAGCGCAAGAACGCGCTGGGCGACCTGGTGCTGCCGATCGCCGCCATCCGTGGCGAAGGCACCTCGGGCGACTACCTGCCGCCGGAAGTGCCGGCCTTGCCGGCCTTTGCCCTGCAGCGTGCGGTGTCCACCATGATCCGCGACCTGGGCCACGACTACTGGACCGGCACGGTGTACACCACCAACCGCCGGGTCTGGGAACACGACGAGGCCTTCAAGGAACGGCTGCGGGCCATGCGCTGCATGGCCATCGACATGGAAACGGCCACCGTGTTCGCCGCCGGCTTTGCCAACCACATTCCCAGCGGCGCCCTGCTGCTGGTGTCCGACCAGCCGATGATCCCGGACGGGGTGAAGACCGAGGCCTCCGATGCCAAGGTCAGCTCCCAGTTCGTGGAAAACCATATCCAGATCGGTATCGAGGCGCTTAAGCTTATCCGGCGCAACGGCAAGTCGGTCCGCCACCTGCGCTTTGACGAATGA
- a CDS encoding flavohemoglobin expression-modulating QEGLA motif protein, with the protein MEPTTMLDPDVAHHAALDARLVEAVGGIRLLGLTSWPATAQAPFLASVARGQPVLPQVDYPRLDFSEERRALEAIASACDDSHPLGHYVRQSAQSWDLAAQLLEGLGTATVDRCSVQLFGAPEQPLPGNGPSTREAARHFIQIAAELDHELLAPEEQVPVSAIALQLQLQNDLDAFFESRIIQVQLDPDLVSKAAAGPTRIRLRTTARFSAYDRAQLFHHEALVHSLTALNGREQPVLPSLGLSSPRVTATQEGLATFAEQITGSIDIERLKRISLRTEAIAMAREGADFIEVYRYFCDAGQNPEESFASAQRVFRGVPPSGGLAFTKDTVYLRGLVSVHTFFRHMLAQDRLQVCRWLFAGKMSLTDAIAFAPLFEAGVLKPPRWLPHWVSRANGLAGMLAFSLFANRIRMDQLAPE; encoded by the coding sequence ATGGAACCCACCACAATGCTGGACCCCGATGTGGCCCACCATGCCGCGCTCGATGCGCGCCTGGTCGAGGCTGTCGGCGGCATCCGCCTGCTGGGGCTCACCAGTTGGCCGGCCACCGCGCAGGCGCCGTTCCTGGCCAGCGTGGCACGTGGCCAACCGGTGCTGCCGCAGGTCGATTACCCACGGCTGGATTTCAGCGAAGAACGCCGTGCCCTGGAAGCCATCGCCAGTGCATGCGACGACAGCCATCCGTTGGGGCACTACGTGCGCCAGTCCGCGCAGAGCTGGGACCTGGCCGCGCAGCTGCTGGAAGGATTGGGCACCGCCACCGTTGACCGCTGTTCGGTGCAGCTGTTCGGCGCACCCGAGCAGCCGTTGCCGGGCAACGGCCCCAGCACGCGCGAAGCGGCGCGGCACTTCATCCAGATCGCCGCGGAACTGGACCACGAACTGCTGGCCCCGGAAGAACAGGTGCCGGTGTCGGCCATCGCGCTGCAGCTGCAGCTGCAGAACGATCTGGACGCCTTCTTCGAATCGCGCATCATCCAGGTGCAGCTGGACCCGGATCTGGTGTCGAAGGCCGCGGCCGGTCCGACCCGCATCCGTCTGCGCACCACCGCGCGTTTCAGCGCCTACGACCGCGCGCAGCTGTTCCACCACGAAGCGCTGGTGCATTCGCTCACCGCGTTGAACGGGCGCGAGCAACCAGTACTGCCCAGCCTGGGCCTGTCCTCGCCACGGGTGACCGCTACCCAGGAAGGCCTGGCCACGTTTGCCGAACAGATCACCGGCAGCATCGATATCGAGCGGCTGAAGCGCATCAGCCTGCGCACCGAGGCCATCGCGATGGCACGCGAAGGCGCGGATTTCATCGAGGTCTACCGCTACTTCTGCGATGCCGGGCAGAACCCGGAAGAAAGTTTCGCCTCGGCCCAGCGCGTGTTCCGCGGCGTACCGCCCAGCGGCGGCCTGGCCTTCACCAAGGACACCGTGTACCTGCGCGGCCTGGTGTCGGTCCACACCTTCTTCCGCCACATGCTGGCCCAGGATCGCCTGCAGGTCTGCCGCTGGTTGTTCGCCGGCAAGATGAGCCTGACCGACGCCATCGCCTTTGCACCGCTGTTTGAAGCCGGCGTACTGAAGCCCCCACGCTGGCTGCCGCACTGGGTCAGCCGCGCCAACGGCCTGGCCGGCATGCTGGCGTTCTCGCTGTTCGCCAACCGCATCCGCATGGACCAGCTGGCCCCAGAGTAA
- a CDS encoding pyridoxal phosphate-dependent aminotransferase, giving the protein MSTPSPKPLAIRERLSEVRYEIRGELARRARELEAQGRKLIKLNIGNPGNFGFRAPEHLQRAIADDMGRTDPYTHQQGLPVAREAIAAAYARRGAPDAHPDRVFVGNGVSELIDLSLRALLNPGDEVLVPSPDYPLWSAAAILNDGRPVYYRCAPENGFQPDPTEIETLVSSRTRAIVLINPNNPSGASYPRELLERVVEIARRHNLLLLVDEIYDQILYDDAVFQPVAPLAGDHPCLTFSGLSKVHRACGWRVGWAHLSGDDARLGDFRAALDLLSALRLCANVPGQYAIDAAVNGPDTISELCAPGGRLYETRRAVIEACEASEHLSLVAPAGALYAFPAVVGAAAKGFDDHTFALDLMNNEGVLVVPGSSFNVPYRHHFRVTLLPEASVMRDVFARIDRVLTRRAEDATKVVPLKPRRSVA; this is encoded by the coding sequence ATGTCCACCCCCTCGCCCAAGCCCCTGGCCATCCGCGAGCGCCTTTCCGAAGTGCGCTACGAAATCCGCGGAGAACTGGCCCGGCGAGCGCGGGAGCTGGAAGCGCAGGGCCGCAAGCTGATCAAGCTGAACATCGGCAACCCCGGCAACTTCGGTTTCCGTGCGCCCGAGCACCTGCAGCGCGCGATTGCCGATGACATGGGCCGTACCGACCCCTACACCCACCAGCAGGGCCTGCCGGTCGCGCGCGAAGCCATTGCCGCCGCGTATGCGCGCCGCGGTGCGCCCGATGCGCATCCGGACCGCGTGTTCGTCGGCAACGGCGTGAGCGAACTGATCGACCTGTCGCTGCGCGCACTGTTGAACCCGGGCGATGAAGTGCTGGTGCCCTCGCCGGACTACCCGCTGTGGTCGGCCGCGGCCATCCTCAACGACGGCCGCCCGGTGTACTACCGCTGCGCGCCGGAAAACGGCTTCCAGCCCGACCCGACCGAGATCGAGACGCTGGTGTCTTCGCGCACCCGTGCCATCGTGCTAATCAACCCGAACAACCCCAGCGGCGCCAGCTACCCGCGCGAACTGCTGGAGCGCGTGGTCGAGATCGCGCGCCGCCACAACCTGCTGCTGCTGGTCGATGAGATCTACGACCAGATCCTGTACGACGACGCGGTGTTCCAGCCGGTCGCGCCGCTGGCCGGCGACCACCCGTGCCTGACTTTCAGCGGTCTGAGCAAGGTGCACCGTGCCTGTGGCTGGCGCGTGGGCTGGGCACACCTGAGCGGCGACGATGCGCGCCTGGGTGACTTCCGCGCCGCGCTGGACCTGCTCAGCGCGCTGCGCCTGTGCGCCAACGTGCCGGGCCAGTACGCGATCGACGCGGCGGTGAACGGCCCGGACACGATTTCCGAGCTGTGCGCCCCCGGCGGTCGTCTGTATGAAACCCGGCGTGCGGTGATCGAGGCCTGCGAGGCCAGCGAACACCTGTCGCTGGTTGCCCCGGCCGGCGCGCTGTACGCGTTCCCGGCCGTGGTCGGCGCCGCCGCCAAGGGCTTCGACGACCACACCTTCGCCCTGGACCTGATGAACAACGAAGGCGTGCTGGTGGTACCGGGCTCCAGCTTCAACGTGCCCTACCGCCACCACTTCCGCGTGACCCTGCTGCCGGAAGCCTCGGTGATGCGCGATGTATTCGCACGCATCGACCGGGTGCTGACCCGCCGCGCCGAGGACGCCACCAAGGTCGTGCCGCTGAAGCCACGCCGTTCGGTGGCCTGA
- a CDS encoding methyltransferase domain-containing protein, translated as MDGTPRNGTPLHCSPLDASQARAIAEAFRPAQAWGNRRDYYYTRGKLGSDPLYDGVLQHLPDDGQPLLDLGCGLGLFAHVLRQRGRRAPYLGADVDAAKIARAQRAGAGLADAQFDCLDVQAPLPAQHGHVLLLDVLQYLDAQPQLQLLKAASARVAPGARLLLRTPLATGDRRDRTTRVADRLAWLVGWMGTRPRHYPDPAQLRATLADCGLQVGQVRPLHGRTPFNSWLLVAQR; from the coding sequence ATGGACGGCACGCCACGGAACGGCACACCGCTGCACTGTTCACCGCTCGATGCCTCACAGGCGCGGGCGATTGCCGAAGCCTTCCGGCCTGCGCAGGCCTGGGGCAACCGCCGCGATTATTACTACACCCGCGGCAAGCTGGGCAGCGATCCGCTGTACGACGGGGTGCTGCAGCACCTGCCCGATGATGGCCAGCCGCTGCTGGATCTGGGCTGCGGGCTGGGCCTGTTCGCCCATGTGCTGCGCCAGCGTGGCCGCCGCGCACCGTATCTGGGTGCGGATGTGGACGCCGCCAAGATCGCCCGTGCCCAGCGCGCCGGCGCCGGCCTTGCCGATGCGCAGTTCGATTGCCTGGATGTGCAGGCCCCCTTGCCGGCACAACACGGCCACGTGCTGCTGCTGGACGTGCTGCAGTATCTGGATGCGCAGCCGCAGTTGCAGCTGCTGAAGGCCGCCAGCGCGCGCGTGGCCCCCGGTGCGCGATTGCTGCTGCGCACGCCACTGGCGACCGGCGACCGCCGCGACCGTACCACCCGGGTGGCCGACCGGCTGGCCTGGCTGGTGGGCTGGATGGGCACGCGCCCGCGACACTACCCGGACCCGGCGCAGTTGCGCGCCACCCTGGCCGACTGCGGCCTGCAGGTCGGCCAGGTGCGTCCGCTGCATGGGCGCACACCGTTCAACAGTTGGCTGCTGGTGGCCCAGCGCTAG
- the grxD gene encoding Grx4 family monothiol glutaredoxin, whose product MSLDPALRSRIESLLNANRVVLFMKGQPSMPQCGFSAKAVGALQDLGVDFAHVNVLADQEIREGIKAYGDWPTIPQLYIDGELVGGSDIVLQMAASGELSSVLGLAAPDRTPPRITVTPAAVEMLKGALADAPGASLQLTIDARFQPNFQLAPHDDSAIAAESNGLRVQFDLSSARRADGITIDWVDDIRGKGLAIDNPNAPKPVQEISVRDADDLVRAGNVTLVDVRPADERAIAAVGVPFKSFDGNGRAELEALPKDTALAFLCHHGGRSAQAAEQFRTLGFTKVFNVTGGIDAWSDEVDNGVPKY is encoded by the coding sequence ATGTCCCTCGATCCCGCCCTGCGTTCGCGCATCGAATCCCTCCTCAACGCCAACCGCGTCGTGCTGTTCATGAAGGGCCAGCCGTCCATGCCGCAGTGCGGTTTCTCGGCCAAGGCCGTGGGCGCCCTGCAGGATCTGGGCGTGGACTTCGCCCACGTGAACGTGCTGGCCGACCAGGAGATCCGTGAAGGCATCAAGGCCTACGGCGACTGGCCGACCATCCCGCAGCTGTACATCGACGGCGAACTGGTCGGCGGCAGCGACATCGTGCTGCAGATGGCCGCCAGCGGCGAACTGAGCAGCGTGCTGGGCCTGGCCGCACCGGACCGCACGCCGCCGCGCATCACCGTCACCCCGGCCGCAGTGGAAATGCTGAAGGGCGCGCTGGCCGATGCCCCCGGCGCCTCGCTGCAGCTGACCATCGATGCGCGCTTCCAGCCGAACTTCCAGCTGGCCCCGCATGACGACAGCGCCATCGCTGCCGAATCCAACGGCCTGCGCGTGCAGTTCGATCTGTCCAGCGCGCGCCGCGCCGACGGCATCACCATCGACTGGGTGGACGATATCCGCGGCAAGGGCTTGGCCATCGACAACCCGAATGCGCCCAAGCCGGTGCAGGAAATCAGCGTGCGCGACGCCGACGATCTGGTGCGCGCTGGCAACGTGACCCTGGTGGACGTGCGCCCGGCCGACGAACGCGCGATCGCCGCGGTGGGCGTGCCGTTCAAGAGCTTCGATGGCAACGGCCGCGCCGAGCTGGAAGCCCTGCCCAAGGACACCGCGCTGGCCTTCCTGTGCCACCACGGTGGCCGCAGCGCGCAGGCTGCCGAACAGTTCCGCACCCTGGGCTTCACCAAGGTGTTCAACGTGACCGGCGGCATCGATGCCTGGTCGGACGAAGTGGACAACGGCGTGCCGAAGTACTGA
- a CDS encoding DUF924 family protein: MDVAAQVVEFWSEAGPAKWFARDDAFDARFRERFLDEHYAAAARGREHWLGSAEGALALMLLLDQFPRNCFRGTAHSYATDGLARHYAMRAIEEGLDLQLVPKLRAFIYLPFEHSEDPFDQDRSVAMFDVLGDKEYLQYAELHRDIIRRFGRFPHRNAVLGRIPSPEELDYLAEGGFAG, translated from the coding sequence ATGGACGTTGCCGCGCAAGTGGTGGAATTCTGGAGCGAGGCCGGCCCGGCCAAGTGGTTCGCGCGCGACGATGCGTTCGACGCGCGTTTCCGCGAACGCTTCCTGGACGAGCATTACGCCGCCGCGGCGCGTGGCCGCGAACACTGGCTGGGCAGTGCCGAAGGCGCGCTGGCGCTGATGCTGCTGCTGGACCAGTTCCCGCGCAACTGCTTCCGCGGTACCGCCCATTCCTATGCCACCGATGGCCTGGCCCGGCACTACGCCATGCGTGCCATCGAAGAAGGCCTGGACCTGCAGCTGGTGCCCAAGCTGCGCGCCTTCATCTACCTGCCGTTCGAACATTCCGAAGATCCGTTCGACCAGGATCGTTCGGTGGCCATGTTCGACGTGCTGGGCGACAAGGAATACCTGCAGTACGCCGAACTGCACCGCGACATCATCCGCCGCTTCGGCCGCTTCCCGCACCGCAACGCCGTGCTGGGGCGCATTCCCAGCCCGGAAGAGCTGGACTACCTGGCCGAAGGTGGCTTCGCGGGATAG
- the rsgA gene encoding ribosome small subunit-dependent GTPase A, which produces MTQTPDFTALQTIGWPWPGPPQQADWQAAMAAHPQARPARVIEQHRTHYVVADGPDASIKAESLPEWQRPRFPSHERPAVGDWVLLDGIRIVALLPRRTAIKRGAAGEHYHQQVIAANIDTVFIVCGLDADFNPRRIERYLLLVGGGGAEPVVVLTKADQTEYSEDALAVLEELEMQGIALHAINGLDADSVAVLQPWLGPGRTVVLVGSSGAGKSTLTNTLLGEQRMKTNAVRANDSRGRHTTTHRALMPLPTGACLIDTPGMRELKPTGEETLSEGGFADIEALAEQCRFNDCKHQQEPGCAVRAAIDAGEIEESRLLNYFKLKEEVAAAAAKLAVRQAETAQERGGKKGKGQQFRPASKPRRR; this is translated from the coding sequence ATGACCCAGACCCCCGATTTCACCGCCCTGCAGACCATCGGCTGGCCCTGGCCGGGCCCGCCGCAGCAGGCCGACTGGCAGGCCGCCATGGCCGCGCACCCGCAGGCCCGCCCGGCGCGGGTGATCGAACAGCACCGCACCCACTACGTGGTGGCCGATGGCCCGGACGCGTCGATCAAGGCCGAATCGCTGCCGGAATGGCAGCGCCCGCGTTTCCCCAGCCATGAACGACCGGCGGTCGGTGACTGGGTGCTGCTGGACGGCATCCGCATCGTCGCCCTGCTGCCGCGGCGTACCGCGATCAAGCGCGGTGCCGCCGGCGAGCATTACCACCAGCAGGTGATTGCGGCCAACATCGATACGGTGTTCATCGTCTGTGGGCTGGATGCCGACTTCAATCCGCGCCGCATCGAACGCTACCTGCTGCTGGTCGGCGGCGGTGGTGCCGAACCGGTGGTGGTACTGACCAAGGCCGACCAGACCGAATACAGCGAAGATGCGCTGGCGGTGCTGGAAGAGCTGGAAATGCAGGGCATTGCCCTGCACGCGATCAATGGCCTGGATGCCGACAGCGTGGCCGTGCTGCAGCCGTGGCTGGGGCCGGGCCGCACGGTGGTGCTGGTGGGGTCGTCGGGGGCGGGCAAGTCCACCCTGACCAACACCCTGCTGGGCGAGCAGCGCATGAAGACCAATGCGGTGCGCGCCAACGATTCGCGCGGCCGCCATACCACCACCCACCGCGCGCTGATGCCGCTGCCGACCGGCGCCTGCCTGATCGATACCCCTGGCATGCGCGAGCTGAAGCCGACCGGCGAAGAGACGCTGTCCGAGGGAGGCTTTGCCGATATCGAAGCGCTGGCCGAACAGTGCCGCTTCAATGACTGCAAACACCAGCAGGAACCGGGCTGTGCAGTGCGCGCGGCGATCGATGCCGGCGAAATTGAAGAAAGCCGCCTGCTGAACTACTTCAAGTTGAAGGAAGAAGTCGCCGCAGCCGCAGCGAAGCTGGCCGTGCGCCAGGCCGAGACCGCGCAGGAACGCGGCGGCAAGAAGGGCAAGGGCCAGCAGTTCCGCCCGGCCAGCAAACCGCGCCGGCGCTGA
- a CDS encoding SGNH/GDSL hydrolase family protein encodes MALHYLALGDSYTIGEAVDVDGRWPHRLAAALRAEGVALAEPQTIATTGWTTDELDAGIDAAAPEGPFDFVSLLIGVNNQYRGRALDEYRVQFQALLQRAIGFAGGRAERVLVLAFPDWGVTPFGAGSGRDLAQVAAQTDAFNAAAAAICAAHGVAFVDITDISRAHGHDPAMIADDGLHPSAAMYALWSARALPVATRMLAGAD; translated from the coding sequence GTGGCGCTGCATTACCTGGCGCTGGGCGATTCGTACACGATCGGCGAAGCGGTGGACGTTGATGGCCGCTGGCCGCACCGGTTGGCCGCCGCGCTGCGGGCCGAGGGCGTGGCACTGGCCGAACCACAGACCATCGCGACCACCGGCTGGACCACCGACGAACTGGATGCGGGCATCGATGCGGCCGCGCCGGAGGGTCCGTTTGACTTCGTCAGCCTGCTGATCGGGGTGAACAACCAGTACCGGGGCCGCGCGCTGGACGAGTACCGCGTGCAGTTCCAAGCCCTTCTGCAGCGCGCGATCGGCTTTGCCGGCGGGCGCGCCGAGCGCGTGCTGGTGCTGGCCTTCCCCGATTGGGGCGTGACCCCGTTCGGCGCCGGCAGTGGCCGCGACCTGGCCCAGGTAGCCGCGCAGACCGATGCCTTCAATGCGGCCGCTGCCGCGATCTGTGCAGCCCACGGCGTGGCGTTCGTGGATATCACCGACATCAGCCGTGCGCACGGCCACGACCCGGCGATGATTGCCGATGACGGGCTGCACCCTTCGGCGGCGATGTATGCGCTGTGGAGCGCGCGGGCACTGCCGGTGGCCACTCGCATGCTGGCTGGAGCCGACTGA
- a CDS encoding polysaccharide deacetylase family protein: MTNAGTLHRVPSRPWRWLPWLVASQLAVILLWWWAGWVWGLPLMVASHALFLVPVFLPNSRFYAPVLDRLPATGNSVWLTIDDGPSAETPAVLDLLDRHQARATFFLVGERALAHPALVAEILRRGHDLGNHSHTHPQTRFWRLGPAAMRAEIEACHHALQAVDGRPVRWYRSVVGMTNPFVAPALKALGLVRVGWSARGFDGVGCTPDGVLARLLPDLQPGAIVLLHEGAAHGHNLAIIERVLQVLDERGLKAELPAG, encoded by the coding sequence ATGACCAACGCAGGAACATTGCATCGCGTCCCGTCCCGGCCCTGGCGCTGGCTGCCCTGGCTGGTGGCGTCGCAGCTGGCCGTGATCCTGCTGTGGTGGTGGGCCGGCTGGGTGTGGGGGTTGCCGTTGATGGTGGCCAGCCACGCGCTGTTCCTGGTGCCGGTGTTCCTGCCCAACAGCCGCTTCTACGCACCGGTGCTCGACCGCCTGCCGGCCACCGGCAACAGCGTCTGGCTGACCATCGACGACGGCCCCAGCGCCGAGACCCCGGCCGTGCTGGACCTGTTGGATCGCCACCAGGCCAGGGCCACGTTCTTCCTGGTGGGCGAACGCGCATTGGCGCATCCAGCCCTGGTGGCCGAGATCCTGCGCCGCGGCCACGACCTGGGCAACCACAGCCACACCCACCCGCAGACCCGTTTCTGGCGGCTGGGCCCGGCGGCGATGCGGGCCGAGATCGAGGCCTGCCACCATGCCCTGCAGGCGGTCGACGGCCGGCCCGTGCGCTGGTACCGCTCGGTGGTCGGCATGACCAACCCCTTCGTGGCCCCCGCGTTGAAGGCGCTGGGTCTGGTGCGGGTAGGCTGGAGCGCGCGCGGCTTCGACGGCGTGGGCTGCACCCCCGACGGCGTGCTGGCGCGCCTGCTGCCCGATCTGCAGCCCGGTGCCATCGTGCTGCTGCATGAAGGCGCCGCGCACGGGCACAACCTGGCCATCATCGAACGGGTGCTGCAGGTGTTGGACGAGCGTGGCCTGAAGGCCGAACTGCCGGCCGGGTAA